A single genomic interval of Eriocheir sinensis breed Jianghai 21 unplaced genomic scaffold, ASM2467909v1 Scaffold798, whole genome shotgun sequence harbors:
- the LOC126994438 gene encoding uncharacterized protein LOC126994438 isoform X2, giving the protein MTIYTTTAQMAVTSRKASVSTDQSSLVIISKAAHASSASSVMAATNSADGHGSSASSVMAATNSADAHGSSASSDESSRVVTSKSAHGSSASSDESSRVVTSKSAHGSSASSDESSRVVTSKSAHGSSASSVMAVTNSADAHGSSASTDQSSRVIASKAAHESSASTTAAEVTKFGAAHESSASTDQSSRVIASKAAHESSASTDQSSRVIASKAAHESSASTIAAEVTKSGAAHESSASTDQSSWVVTSKAAHASASTIAAEVTKFGAAHETSASTDQSSWVVTSKAAHASASSVLATPSVAARGAGLTARTGSPHRLPLHRRLVKTGPSSQKREKWRPLMLSSSQASGMEEVKTGFLSEAHCTLTAALPSFLHSFAKGTRSSPSAWQP; this is encoded by the exons atgacaatttacacaacgacagcacagatggccgtgacgtccaggaaggcatcagtctctacggaccagtcatcactggtcatcatctcgaaggctgcccatgcatcatcagcctcttcggtgatggcggccaccaattcggcggatgggcatggatcatcagcctcttcggtgatggcggccaccaattcggcggatgcccatggatcatcagcctcatcagacgagtcatcacgggtcgtcacttccaagagtgcccatggatcatcagcctcatcagacgagtcatcacgggtcgtcacttccaagagtgcccatggatcatcagcctcatcagacgagtcatcacgggtcgtcacttccaagagtgcccatggatcatcagcctcatcggtgatggcggtcaccaattcggcggatgcccatggatcatcagcctccacggaccagtcatcacgggtcattgcttcaaaggctgcccatgaatcatcagcctcgaccacagcagcggaggtcaccaagtttggggctgcccatgaatcatcagcctccacggaccagtcatcacgggtcattgcttcaaaggctgcccatgaatcatcagcctccacggaccagtcatcacgggtcattgcttcaaaggctgcccatgaatcatcagcctcgaccatagcagcggaa gtcaccaagtctggggctgcccatgaatcatcagcctccacggaccagtcatcatgggttgtcacttcaaaggctgcccatgcatcagcctcgaccatagcagcggaggtcaccaagtttggggctgcccatgaaacatcagcctccacggaccagtcatcatgggtcgtcacttcaaaggctgcccatgcatcagcctcatcggtcctggccactccgtcagtggccgcacgcggtgcagggctcaccgcccggacgggctcgccacaccgcctcccgttgcaccggagaCTGGTGAAGACGGGTCCGTcatcacagaagagagagaagtggaggccgctgatgttgtccagcagccaggccagcggcatggaagaggtgaagactggcttcctaagcgaggcgcattgcaccctgacggccgcgttgccgtctttcttgcacagcttcgccaagggcacacgcagctcaccctcggcgtggcagccttga
- the LOC126994438 gene encoding uncharacterized protein LOC126994438 isoform X1 gives MTIYTTTAQMAVTSRKASVSTDQSSLVIISKAAHASSASSVMAATNSADGHGSSASSVMAATNSADAHGSSASSDESSRVVTSKSAHGSSASSDESSRVVTSKSAHGSSASSDESSRVVTSKSAHGSSASSVMAVTNSADAHGSSASTDQSSRVIASKAAHESSASTTAAEVTKFGAAHESSASTDQSSRVIASKAAHESSASTDQSSRVIASKAAHESSASTIAAEVTKSGAAHESSASTDQSSRVIASKAAHESSASTIAAEVTKSGAAHESSASTDQSSWVVTSKAAHASASTIAAEVTKFGAAHETSASTDQSSWVVTSKAAHASASSVLATPSVAARGAGLTARTGSPHRLPLHRRLVKTGPSSQKREKWRPLMLSSSQASGMEEVKTGFLSEAHCTLTAALPSFLHSFAKGTRSSPSAWQP, from the exons atgacaatttacacaacgacagcacagatggccgtgacgtccaggaaggcatcagtctctacggaccagtcatcactggtcatcatctcgaaggctgcccatgcatcatcagcctcttcggtgatggcggccaccaattcggcggatgggcatggatcatcagcctcttcggtgatggcggccaccaattcggcggatgcccatggatcatcagcctcatcagacgagtcatcacgggtcgtcacttccaagagtgcccatggatcatcagcctcatcagacgagtcatcacgggtcgtcacttccaagagtgcccatggatcatcagcctcatcagacgagtcatcacgggtcgtcacttccaagagtgcccatggatcatcagcctcatcggtgatggcggtcaccaattcggcggatgcccatggatcatcagcctccacggaccagtcatcacgggtcattgcttcaaaggctgcccatgaatcatcagcctcgaccacagcagcggaggtcaccaagtttggggctgcccatgaatcatcagcctccacggaccagtcatcacgggtcattgcttcaaaggctgcccatgaatcatcagcctccacggaccagtcatcacgggtcattgcttcaaaggctgcccatgaatcatcagcctcgaccatagcagcggaagtCACCAAGTCTggagctgcccatgaatcatcagcctccacggaccagtcatcacgggtcattgcttcaaaggctgcccatgaatcatcagcctcgaccatagcagcggag gtcaccaagtctggggctgcccatgaatcatcagcctccacggaccagtcatcatgggttgtcacttcaaaggctgcccatgcatcagcctcgaccatagcagcggaggtcaccaagtttggggctgcccatgaaacatcagcctccacggaccagtcatcatgggtcgtcacttcaaaggctgcccatgcatcagcctcatcggtcctggccactccgtcagtggccgcacgcggtgcagggctcaccgcccggacgggctcgccacaccgcctcccgttgcaccggagaCTGGTGAAGACGGGTCCGTcatcacagaagagagagaagtggaggccgctgatgttgtccagcagccaggccagcggcatggaagaggtgaagactggcttcctaagcgaggcgcattgcaccctgacggccgcgttgccgtctttcttgcacagcttcgccaagggcacacgcagctcaccctcggcgtggcagccttga